From Nitrospirota bacterium, one genomic window encodes:
- a CDS encoding glucose-6-phosphate isomerase: MKVKTDRSFSLELLSLVAAAQVRLTAGHAVERLWARDHRLWKQDPTDITNRLGWLTVIDDMKDRTEELRAFATSVKNRGIRDVVLLGMGGSSLGPEVLRASFGSGRGFPRLWVLDSTVPGWVGQVTKAIDPARSLFILASKSGGTIEVMSLFAHFWDLVQNTTGHQGGKQFIAITDPGTGLETLATEHQFLRIFTSPPDIGGRYSVLSYFGLVPAALMGIDVAELLARAAMMARVCHVQSPLEHNPGADLGATMAALAQAGRNKITLITSPQISAFGLWAEQLLAESTGKEGTGLIPVAHEPIVSPTAYGTDRLFVYLRLKNDLNRPLDHQVAKLARQGHPVLTFTLKDRYDLATEFFRWEVATAVAGHLLGIHPFDQPNVQESKDNTARVLKTIESTGTLPKQVTVTPAKAAVQLQRQCRPGVYVAILAYTTPSLKMEQAIRSLRRMLVSRHHVTTTAGYGPRYLHSTGQLHKGGPSSGVFLQLLDQMSPDMAIPGAAVTFGTLARAQAAGDIQALHAHDRQAIVLPLGKNPIATIQALTKSLAPHAPTGRSATTRTGTGRARQN, encoded by the coding sequence ATGAAGGTTAAGACTGATCGATCGTTTTCCTTGGAGCTGCTATCCCTGGTTGCCGCGGCACAGGTACGGCTCACTGCCGGCCATGCGGTCGAGCGGCTATGGGCGCGAGACCATCGACTATGGAAACAAGACCCTACCGACATCACCAATCGTCTCGGCTGGCTGACCGTCATCGACGATATGAAAGATCGAACCGAGGAATTGCGGGCCTTCGCAACCTCGGTGAAGAATCGCGGCATCCGCGATGTCGTCCTGCTGGGAATGGGCGGCAGCAGTTTGGGACCGGAAGTGCTGCGGGCTTCGTTTGGATCAGGCCGTGGCTTCCCGCGCCTGTGGGTCCTCGACTCCACGGTCCCGGGATGGGTTGGACAGGTCACGAAGGCGATCGACCCTGCTCGAAGTCTGTTCATCCTCGCGAGCAAGTCCGGCGGAACCATCGAGGTCATGTCCCTCTTCGCCCACTTTTGGGATCTTGTGCAGAACACCACAGGCCATCAAGGCGGGAAACAATTTATCGCCATTACCGATCCGGGCACGGGGTTAGAAACACTCGCAACGGAGCATCAGTTCTTGCGCATCTTTACCAGCCCTCCGGACATCGGTGGGAGGTACTCGGTTCTGTCCTATTTCGGATTAGTCCCGGCGGCGTTGATGGGTATCGATGTGGCAGAGTTGCTGGCACGCGCTGCAATGATGGCTCGAGTCTGCCATGTTCAGTCTCCGCTCGAACACAACCCCGGCGCCGACCTTGGCGCGACGATGGCCGCACTCGCCCAAGCGGGACGAAACAAAATCACACTCATTACCTCACCTCAGATCTCGGCATTTGGTTTGTGGGCGGAGCAGCTTCTCGCAGAAAGCACAGGCAAGGAAGGAACCGGCCTGATCCCCGTCGCACATGAACCAATCGTCTCGCCGACCGCCTATGGCACCGACCGGCTCTTTGTGTATCTCCGGCTCAAAAACGATCTCAATCGGCCGCTCGACCACCAGGTCGCCAAACTCGCGCGACAGGGACATCCGGTCCTGACCTTCACGCTCAAAGACCGCTACGATCTCGCGACAGAATTTTTCCGGTGGGAAGTTGCTACAGCCGTCGCAGGCCATCTGTTGGGAATTCACCCGTTCGATCAACCGAACGTCCAGGAAAGCAAAGACAACACCGCCCGCGTGCTGAAAACAATTGAGTCTACCGGCACGTTACCAAAACAGGTCACCGTCACTCCGGCGAAAGCTGCGGTACAGCTGCAGCGACAATGCCGTCCCGGTGTCTATGTCGCGATCTTGGCCTATACGACGCCTTCCCTCAAGATGGAGCAGGCCATTCGTTCGCTGCGGAGAATGCTTGTCTCCCGTCACCATGTGACCACGACGGCCGGTTATGGACCGCGCTATCTCCATTCGACAGGCCAGCTCCATAAAGGAGGCCCGAGTAGCGGAGTATTTCTGCAGCTCCTGGACCAGATGAGTCCCGATATGGCTATCCCGGGAGCAGCCGTGACCTTTGGCACCCTCGCTCGCGCGCAAGCAGCCGGCGACATACAGGCTCTACATGCGCACGATCGACAAGCCATCGTCCTGCCCCTGGGCAAGAACCCGATTGCCACGATACAGGCGCTTACGAAATCCCTTGCGCCTCATGCTCCAACAGGTCGTTCCGCCACGACCCGTACCGGAACCGGCCGCGCCCGTCAGAACTAG
- the pgl gene encoding 6-phosphogluconolactonase, giving the protein MHAVPDIRISQNNHTWAVAAAEFVQAVGHEAIRAKGQFLIALSGGKTPEILYRALTSPSYAGRFDWSRTVFFFSDERCVLPDDPRSNYALAYNTLFTPLHIAPSQVYRMAGESPDPRAAAFEYEQQLRRATKTTALTQPRLDLILLGLGEDGHTASLFPGTPPLQDRQCAIAVTQSPKDPPTRLTMTLGVINRASVILFLVAGVGKAGAVRAILDPKTEAERQLPAALVRPEDGRLVWLLDQAAAAELPMDR; this is encoded by the coding sequence ATGCATGCCGTCCCCGACATCCGCATCTCACAGAACAACCACACCTGGGCTGTCGCAGCAGCAGAGTTTGTGCAGGCGGTGGGTCACGAGGCTATTCGCGCGAAGGGACAATTCCTCATCGCGCTCTCCGGCGGCAAGACGCCGGAAATTCTGTACCGGGCGCTTACCTCCCCTTCTTACGCCGGGCGATTCGATTGGTCCAGAACCGTATTTTTCTTTAGCGACGAACGGTGCGTCCTTCCAGATGACCCTCGGAGTAACTACGCGCTTGCGTACAACACGCTGTTCACTCCTCTGCACATTGCGCCCTCACAGGTCTATCGTATGGCAGGGGAATCACCTGACCCGCGGGCGGCGGCCTTTGAATATGAACAGCAGTTGAGGCGCGCTACCAAGACGACAGCCCTGACTCAGCCACGTCTGGATCTTATCCTCTTAGGGTTGGGAGAGGATGGCCATACGGCTTCCCTCTTTCCCGGAACACCACCTCTGCAGGACCGTCAATGTGCAATTGCAGTCACCCAATCTCCGAAAGATCCACCGACCAGATTAACCATGACCCTAGGTGTGATCAACCGGGCGAGTGTGATACTGTTTCTCGTCGCGGGAGTCGGCAAAGCCGGAGCCGTGAGAGCCATACTCGATCCGAAGACCGAGGCTGAACGACAGCTCCCGGCTGCGTTGGTCAGACCAGAGGACGGGCGCCTTGTCTGGCTTCTCGATCAAGCGGCTGCCGCGGAGCTTCCGATGGATCGATAG
- the glk gene encoding glucokinase — protein MIVAGDIGGTKTHLALYDWKKDRVDPVRLESFHSADYTSLEDMLTEFLVPPKPPTPIDEYEAGKDGAAEPEEERPAEVPLKIEAACFGIAGPVIQNHCQTTNLPWVVDGAVLAKRFEIPNVRLLNDLEAMAHGILLLRADEVEVLNAGTPPPHNQALALIAAGTGLGEAILFWNGSRYQPMPSEGGHADFAPNNDNEIGLLHHLRGHYMHVSYERVLSGPGLHAIYDYVRDSRKNEPTWLSEQIKAGDPAAVIAEAGLKGQAEIAKQALDLFASIYGAEAGNLALKAMSLNGVYLGGGIAPKLLAKLKDGTFMKSFTNKGRYKRLMSSIPVKVVMNQHTALLGAAAFAAHLARQTS, from the coding sequence ATGATTGTTGCCGGTGATATTGGGGGCACGAAAACTCACTTAGCGCTGTACGACTGGAAGAAGGACCGCGTCGACCCTGTCCGACTAGAGTCGTTTCACAGTGCCGACTACACCTCCCTTGAGGACATGCTCACGGAATTTCTTGTCCCGCCGAAACCTCCGACACCGATCGACGAATACGAAGCCGGGAAGGACGGCGCTGCCGAACCAGAAGAAGAGCGTCCAGCGGAGGTCCCGCTGAAGATCGAGGCGGCCTGTTTCGGTATTGCCGGCCCCGTCATTCAGAACCATTGCCAAACGACCAACCTCCCTTGGGTAGTCGATGGCGCAGTGCTGGCGAAACGTTTCGAGATCCCGAACGTGCGGCTCCTCAACGATCTCGAAGCTATGGCCCACGGCATCTTGCTACTCCGAGCGGACGAAGTCGAAGTGCTGAATGCCGGAACTCCTCCGCCGCACAATCAGGCGCTTGCCCTGATTGCAGCGGGAACCGGATTGGGTGAAGCTATCCTCTTCTGGAACGGCTCCCGCTATCAACCGATGCCGTCGGAAGGCGGGCATGCGGACTTTGCGCCGAACAACGATAACGAGATCGGACTCTTGCATCATTTGCGTGGCCATTATATGCACGTCAGTTACGAGCGGGTGCTGTCAGGTCCAGGCCTGCATGCCATCTATGACTATGTTCGTGACAGCAGGAAGAATGAGCCCACCTGGCTTTCAGAGCAAATCAAAGCCGGTGACCCGGCGGCGGTGATTGCAGAAGCCGGGCTCAAAGGCCAGGCGGAGATCGCTAAGCAGGCACTCGATCTGTTTGCCTCTATCTACGGCGCCGAAGCCGGCAATCTTGCGTTGAAAGCGATGTCACTCAACGGCGTCTATCTGGGCGGCGGCATCGCACCGAAGCTGCTCGCGAAACTCAAGGACGGTACGTTTATGAAGTCGTTTACCAATAAGGGCCGCTACAAGCGTTTGATGAGTTCAATCCCGGTCAAGGTCGTGATGAACCAACATACTGCCTTGCTCGGCGCCGCCGCATTTGCAGCCCACCTTGCACGGCAGACCTCATAA
- the rpiA gene encoding ribose-5-phosphate isomerase RpiA — MATDLDSLKRAAALAAVEYVRDGMVVGLGTGSTAKHMIVALGAKVRSGMRLRGVPTSKETATLAKQQGITLIDADNAWVIDVAIDGADQVDPGFNLIKGGGGALLKEKIVAASAKQFIVLVDQTKRVPVLGGSFPLPVEVIPFGWGSTAREIEALTKSPVVLRERDGSPFNTEAGHVILDVHLPRIDNPRELEIALNLIPGVVETGLFVGRTDLLIVGTANGVETYPATRT; from the coding sequence ATGGCCACAGATCTCGATTCGCTGAAACGGGCGGCGGCGTTAGCTGCCGTTGAATATGTTCGTGATGGGATGGTCGTGGGACTCGGGACCGGTTCAACGGCAAAACATATGATCGTCGCGCTGGGGGCCAAGGTTCGTTCTGGCATGAGACTCCGCGGAGTGCCCACGTCCAAGGAAACGGCTACGCTCGCCAAGCAACAGGGGATTACGCTCATCGATGCCGATAATGCCTGGGTGATCGATGTGGCGATCGACGGGGCGGACCAGGTCGACCCCGGCTTCAATCTCATCAAGGGCGGCGGCGGCGCGCTCCTGAAAGAAAAGATCGTGGCGGCTTCGGCTAAACAGTTCATCGTTCTGGTCGATCAGACCAAACGAGTGCCGGTACTGGGGGGATCATTTCCTCTTCCGGTCGAGGTGATCCCCTTCGGCTGGGGCAGTACGGCCAGAGAAATCGAAGCCCTGACGAAGAGTCCGGTGGTACTCCGTGAACGGGACGGATCGCCCTTCAACACGGAAGCAGGCCACGTGATTCTGGATGTCCATCTCCCACGGATCGACAATCCGCGAGAACTGGAGATCGCCTTGAACCTCATTCCAGGCGTCGTTGAGACCGGTCTCTTTGTCGGACGAACAGACCTGCTCATCGTGGGCACCGCCAACGGAGTTGAAACATATCCTGCAACGAGGACATGA
- a CDS encoding M1 family metallopeptidase, with translation MTERPKGETMNQASSPGVLDPYRLPRHVVPTRYDLRLEPDLATARFAGQETITVTVHRPTSDIVLNAIDLDIASAKIEGESGPARGATIALDATLQRCHLTFAEPLSPGRWRLTISFSGTLNDKLRGFYRSTYKDENGVTRNMAATQFEATDARRAFPCWDEPDFKAVFATTLVIDPTLTAVSNSTIASETREGGKKTVRFADTMKMSTYLVAFIVGKIEPTEPTMVGQTPLRLWAVPGKGHLARFGQDIAAASLSFFEQYYGIPYPGDKLDLLAIPDFASGAMENLGAITYRETALLVDRQSATHSELERVADVVAHENAHMWFGDLVTMSWWNGLWLNEAFATFMEMLAVDAWKPEWKRWDSFGVSRAAAFSVDGLHSTRPIEYPVQAPKDADAMFDVLTYEKGASVLRMLEQHIGPTVFRDGVRDYLHAHAYGNADTNDLWVSLGKIAKQPVPELMNGWIFQPGFPLVTAHVSPSSKLTITQQRFSYLGDEPSSPSSGQRWQIPLQLRITIGGKSRTTRMLLTEKDMTIPLPKDWESVLLNEGGHGFYRVCYAPDLLSRLLNGGMDQLAATERFNLINDAWATTVAGLMPLTEYLDLTARFTAERDKNVWAVLLDSFSSLNKVIAGEDRPALEAFVRARLGPAVAELGWVPRSGESEGTKQLRGELIGALGKLGNDAAIQARAAELYVTYRQDAAAVDPNVVPALVAILAHRGDATRYEEFNACFLSASTPQEERRYLFSLAAFQSPALLERTLARTISGEIRTQDAPFLVSAILGNVYGRELAWDFVKMNWEKMDQLFPKQGLRRMCGGIVNLATLTLERDVREFFASRKIDLGGKTLEQYLEQLRVTVNVRERDGVVLRQYLKAVDERS, from the coding sequence ATGACCGAACGACCGAAAGGTGAAACGATGAACCAGGCCTCTTCTCCAGGCGTGCTTGATCCATACCGGCTTCCCAGGCATGTGGTCCCGACTCGATACGATTTGAGATTGGAGCCAGACCTGGCGACCGCGAGATTTGCTGGTCAAGAAACCATTACCGTCACGGTCCATCGGCCGACCTCTGACATCGTCCTCAATGCCATAGACCTGGACATCGCTTCGGCGAAGATTGAAGGAGAATCAGGTCCAGCGAGAGGGGCGACGATTGCCTTGGATGCAACGCTCCAACGCTGCCATCTCACGTTCGCCGAGCCACTCTCGCCAGGTAGATGGAGACTGACAATTAGTTTCTCAGGCACCCTCAACGACAAACTCCGAGGTTTCTATCGCAGCACCTACAAAGATGAGAATGGGGTGACACGCAATATGGCGGCGACACAGTTCGAGGCCACTGATGCCCGCCGAGCCTTTCCCTGTTGGGATGAACCGGACTTTAAAGCCGTCTTTGCGACCACGTTGGTTATCGACCCAACCTTGACCGCTGTTTCCAACAGCACGATCGCATCTGAAACGCGTGAGGGTGGGAAGAAGACGGTGCGGTTTGCGGACACCATGAAAATGTCGACGTACCTGGTTGCCTTCATCGTGGGGAAGATCGAGCCGACTGAACCGACTATGGTAGGCCAGACTCCGCTTCGCCTCTGGGCCGTTCCCGGCAAGGGGCATCTTGCGCGATTTGGGCAAGACATTGCGGCAGCGTCGCTCTCATTTTTTGAGCAATATTATGGAATCCCTTATCCAGGGGACAAGTTGGATCTGCTCGCCATTCCTGACTTTGCCTCCGGTGCCATGGAAAACCTTGGGGCTATCACCTATCGTGAAACGGCTTTACTGGTCGATCGACAGAGCGCCACGCATAGCGAACTGGAACGTGTGGCCGATGTGGTGGCCCATGAAAACGCGCATATGTGGTTCGGAGACTTGGTTACCATGTCCTGGTGGAACGGTCTGTGGCTGAACGAAGCCTTTGCCACATTTATGGAAATGCTGGCCGTGGATGCCTGGAAGCCGGAATGGAAACGATGGGACAGCTTTGGCGTCTCGCGCGCCGCGGCGTTTTCTGTCGACGGATTGCATAGCACCAGACCGATCGAATATCCGGTGCAAGCGCCCAAGGACGCCGACGCCATGTTCGACGTGTTGACCTATGAAAAGGGCGCGTCGGTACTGCGCATGTTGGAGCAACATATCGGTCCAACGGTCTTCCGCGACGGGGTCCGGGATTACTTGCACGCACATGCCTACGGGAATGCGGACACGAACGATCTCTGGGTTTCGCTGGGCAAGATCGCCAAACAGCCGGTGCCGGAACTCATGAACGGATGGATTTTCCAGCCAGGGTTTCCGCTCGTGACCGCCCACGTGAGTCCGTCGTCCAAATTGACCATCACCCAACAACGGTTCAGCTATCTGGGCGATGAGCCATCCAGTCCATCATCGGGCCAGCGGTGGCAGATTCCCCTCCAGCTGCGCATTACAATCGGCGGTAAGAGCCGTACCACCCGCATGCTTCTGACGGAGAAAGACATGACCATTCCCCTCCCGAAAGACTGGGAATCTGTGCTGCTGAATGAGGGGGGCCATGGGTTCTATCGAGTGTGCTATGCGCCGGATCTGCTCAGTCGTCTTCTGAACGGTGGCATGGATCAGCTTGCCGCTACCGAGCGGTTCAATCTGATCAACGACGCCTGGGCCACGACCGTCGCAGGTCTCATGCCCCTCACGGAATATCTGGATCTGACCGCCCGTTTCACTGCGGAGCGGGACAAGAATGTCTGGGCTGTCTTGTTAGACTCCTTTTCATCTCTCAACAAGGTCATTGCAGGGGAGGATCGACCAGCCCTGGAAGCGTTTGTTCGTGCGCGCCTCGGTCCCGCCGTGGCAGAGTTGGGGTGGGTCCCTCGGAGCGGCGAGAGCGAAGGGACGAAGCAATTACGGGGTGAGTTGATCGGGGCGCTAGGAAAACTTGGCAACGATGCCGCGATTCAAGCTCGCGCAGCAGAGCTGTATGTGACTTACAGGCAGGATGCGGCAGCAGTCGATCCCAATGTCGTGCCCGCGCTTGTTGCGATCCTCGCGCATAGAGGCGATGCAACCAGGTACGAGGAATTTAACGCATGCTTTCTTAGCGCCTCTACACCTCAGGAAGAACGGCGCTATCTCTTCTCGCTCGCGGCATTCCAGTCTCCGGCATTGCTTGAACGCACACTCGCCCGCACCATTAGCGGAGAAATCCGCACACAAGATGCGCCGTTCCTCGTCAGCGCCATCCTAGGCAACGTGTATGGCAGAGAATTGGCCTGGGACTTTGTGAAAATGAACTGGGAGAAGATGGACCAGTTATTCCCCAAGCAAGGTTTGCGTCGCATGTGTGGGGGGATTGTCAACCTGGCAACCCTAACACTCGAACGAGATGTGCGAGAGTTCTTTGCCTCACGGAAGATCGATCTCGGTGGGAAAACCTTGGAACAGTACCTGGAGCAGCTACGGGTTACGGTAAACGTGCGGGAACGGGATGGGGTCGTGCTACGTCAGTATCTCAAGGCCGTTGATGAACGATCGTAA
- a CDS encoding PilZ domain-containing protein, which produces MRTANCPKCGTAKTKLAPRSGVTERLLSTLTIYPFRCQLCAHRFTTFLGKLTTNPRRNYERVPVQYPAQVRPVHDPTQRVVVEGTMVNLSLRGCRIRTNQRLPMGCHVMLELQSGEYDLPIMIDEAIVRARFTDGVGLRFSGFLHSEERRIRRILDLRLPDYAV; this is translated from the coding sequence ATGCGCACTGCGAACTGTCCGAAGTGCGGGACCGCGAAAACAAAATTGGCCCCTCGATCAGGAGTCACAGAGCGACTCCTTAGCACCTTGACCATCTACCCCTTTCGCTGTCAGCTCTGTGCCCATCGGTTTACCACCTTCCTCGGCAAGCTCACAACGAACCCTCGTCGAAACTATGAGCGTGTGCCTGTTCAGTATCCAGCACAGGTTCGGCCCGTTCACGATCCGACCCAACGGGTCGTGGTTGAAGGGACCATGGTGAATTTGTCGCTGCGAGGATGCCGTATCAGAACGAATCAACGACTCCCGATGGGATGCCACGTGATGCTGGAGCTTCAGTCTGGTGAGTATGATCTCCCCATCATGATCGATGAGGCGATCGTGCGGGCCCGCTTTACCGACGGTGTTGGTCTCAGGTTTTCAGGATTTCTCCATTCAGAGGAACGCCGTATTCGCCGTATTCTCGACCTGCGCTTGCCAGATTACGCAGTCTGA
- a CDS encoding FtsX-like permease family protein gives MNPFIFKMAWRETRGAWRHFLYFFACIAIGVGALVGVSLFSLNVDRAVTKEARGLLGGDLEIRLTHPLSLAGQTVLDSLGERNIVFTHVSELIAMAARTTQQPSEAQSTQIIELKAIESAYPLYGAIRLDMAQSLDVLLHPDEHRCGGQACFGAVVQESLLIRMGLSVGDDFKIGHVRFLIAGIVRTEPDRMANAFSLGPRVMIAQEGLRAAELIKPGSRVRERYLVKIPPGIPLEPLLTELRGRLATDSVRISSYRTAQPQLRQFLDQLSRYLGLIGLTALFIGGLGVGTSIHAFLRDKLRTIAILKALGTDSTMVVSTYVVQTIILGSVGSFAGILLGIGLQRILPPLMTGLFSSDLLDQLGVSSELSWSSMWPLMKGAALGLLSTLLFTLWPLLKTRDIHPGAIFRRDAEQAAVKQQTAPLQWWVRWGLTDRLNVGTAAGIILGLCALSVWQAGSWSIGFLFLGALSFAIVLLFVCARMFMRLLGWMPLPRVLSLRYAVGNVVRPGGQAAGIMVAIGIGAMMIVTVTLVEQALLHQVQESRPADAPTFFFIDIQPDQAQEFVSLVRRQIGQVIPELTPLVRSRLHAINGHIVTAEEGIQKDEKRSEGKEERGKQWYLTREYVLTFLEQLPKDNRLVKGEWWKPGQVFSTPHVSVEEEAAMHLGLEIGSLVELDIQGTTLSAEVSSIRKVEWGNFSTNFYMIFSPGALEGAPFTYVATVRVSPDQEVPLQQAVVALFPNVSAIHIGDVLDSFARVLDRLSLAIRAVALFCVVAGGLVMAAALAATRYRRLYESVILKALGATRGLIGRAFAIEYVLLGTVAGLIGLSLGTVLSWAVLRYLFDLPWSLHPRVLGIGLFLTMLLTLVVGFASTYRILGQRPLAVLRHE, from the coding sequence GTGAACCCCTTCATCTTCAAAATGGCCTGGCGGGAAACCAGAGGCGCGTGGCGCCACTTTCTGTATTTCTTCGCTTGCATTGCGATCGGCGTCGGAGCCTTGGTCGGGGTATCGCTGTTTAGCTTGAACGTAGATCGCGCCGTCACGAAAGAAGCGCGCGGCCTATTAGGCGGCGATCTCGAAATTCGTCTGACACATCCCCTGAGTCTTGCCGGCCAGACGGTCCTGGACTCGCTGGGCGAGCGAAACATCGTCTTCACCCATGTGAGCGAACTCATCGCCATGGCTGCGCGCACCACTCAACAGCCCTCCGAAGCCCAATCGACTCAGATCATCGAACTCAAAGCAATCGAATCGGCCTATCCCCTGTACGGGGCGATCCGGCTCGACATGGCGCAATCGCTCGATGTCCTACTCCACCCGGATGAACATCGCTGTGGCGGACAGGCCTGCTTTGGGGCCGTGGTGCAGGAGTCGCTGCTGATCCGGATGGGCCTCTCCGTGGGAGATGATTTCAAGATCGGTCACGTGAGATTTTTAATTGCCGGTATAGTCAGGACCGAGCCGGATCGAATGGCCAATGCGTTCAGCTTAGGCCCACGGGTGATGATTGCCCAGGAGGGGCTACGGGCAGCGGAGCTGATCAAGCCGGGGAGCCGGGTACGAGAGCGGTATCTCGTGAAGATACCGCCCGGCATACCGCTGGAACCGCTCCTCACTGAACTGCGTGGTCGGCTGGCGACAGACTCCGTGCGCATATCCAGCTATCGCACGGCCCAGCCACAGCTGAGACAATTTCTCGACCAGCTCTCCCGTTACCTCGGGCTGATTGGTCTCACGGCACTATTCATCGGCGGACTGGGGGTCGGGACCTCGATTCACGCGTTCTTGCGTGACAAACTGCGAACGATCGCGATCTTGAAAGCGCTTGGCACCGATTCGACCATGGTCGTCTCGACTTATGTGGTGCAAACAATCATCTTAGGATCAGTGGGAAGCTTCGCGGGAATCCTCTTGGGGATCGGGCTTCAACGGATACTCCCTCCCCTTATGACCGGTCTATTTTCGTCCGACCTCCTCGACCAATTGGGCGTCTCCTCAGAACTATCGTGGTCCTCGATGTGGCCCTTGATGAAAGGGGCAGCGCTGGGACTGTTGTCGACGCTACTATTTACCCTCTGGCCTCTCTTGAAAACTCGAGACATTCACCCTGGTGCAATCTTTCGGCGTGATGCTGAACAGGCGGCGGTCAAGCAGCAGACCGCTCCTTTACAATGGTGGGTGAGATGGGGGCTGACCGATCGCTTAAATGTTGGCACGGCCGCAGGAATCATCCTCGGGCTCTGCGCGCTTTCGGTATGGCAAGCCGGCTCATGGTCGATCGGGTTCCTGTTTCTCGGAGCATTGTCTTTCGCCATCGTCCTCCTCTTCGTCTGCGCGCGGATGTTCATGCGATTGCTGGGCTGGATGCCGTTGCCTCGCGTCTTGAGCCTTCGCTATGCCGTTGGCAATGTCGTGCGGCCAGGAGGGCAGGCAGCCGGCATCATGGTCGCCATCGGTATCGGCGCCATGATGATTGTCACGGTGACGTTGGTGGAGCAGGCGTTGCTTCACCAAGTGCAGGAGAGTCGACCGGCGGATGCCCCAACCTTCTTCTTTATCGATATTCAGCCTGATCAAGCACAGGAGTTCGTATCGCTGGTACGTCGCCAGATCGGACAGGTAATTCCTGAACTGACGCCACTGGTGCGTTCACGTCTCCATGCAATCAATGGGCACATCGTCACCGCAGAAGAGGGAATTCAGAAGGACGAGAAGCGATCAGAGGGAAAAGAAGAACGGGGGAAACAATGGTACCTCACCCGGGAATATGTGTTGACCTTTCTCGAACAGCTCCCGAAAGATAATCGGCTCGTCAAAGGGGAATGGTGGAAACCTGGGCAGGTCTTCTCAACCCCTCACGTCTCAGTAGAGGAAGAGGCCGCCATGCACTTGGGTCTCGAGATCGGTTCACTCGTGGAGCTCGATATTCAGGGGACCACCCTGTCGGCAGAAGTGAGCAGTATCCGGAAAGTCGAGTGGGGGAATTTCTCGACAAACTTCTACATGATCTTCTCTCCCGGAGCGCTCGAAGGGGCGCCGTTTACCTATGTGGCGACCGTGCGGGTCTCGCCGGATCAAGAAGTGCCGCTGCAACAGGCCGTGGTCGCCTTATTTCCCAACGTCAGCGCGATTCATATCGGCGACGTACTCGATAGTTTTGCGCGGGTACTCGATCGCCTGTCTCTGGCAATCAGGGCAGTCGCATTATTTTGCGTCGTGGCCGGCGGGTTGGTCATGGCAGCGGCGCTCGCCGCAACACGATATCGGCGCCTCTATGAATCGGTGATCCTGAAAGCGCTCGGCGCCACTCGCGGTCTGATAGGGCGTGCGTTTGCCATCGAGTATGTCTTGTTAGGCACCGTGGCGGGGCTCATTGGTCTGTCGCTCGGGACAGTCTTGTCATGGGCGGTGTTGCGATATCTGTTCGATCTCCCCTGGAGCCTGCATCCACGGGTGCTTGGCATCGGGCTCTTCCTGACCATGTTATTGACGCTGGTCGTAGGGTTTGCCAGCACATATCGGATTCTAGGCCAACGGCCGCTCGCCGTACTTCGACATGAGTAA
- a CDS encoding ABC transporter ATP-binding protein, whose translation MITLDHLTMRLAGGGHQITILDDITVAIPDKQRVAIVGPSGSGKSTLLGLIAGLDQPTSGSITIDGVEISTMRENALARYRRDHIGYIFQSFHLIPTLTALENVLVPLELAGIHGAQARATDLLGAVGLAGRLSHYPVQLSGGEQQRVAVARAFACRPPILLADEPTGNLDSATGQHIMSLLLSLHRDFGTTLVLVTHDRAMASSMERIIALRDGRIESDSLNDSEPPVVESPR comes from the coding sequence ATGATCACACTCGATCACCTCACGATGCGCTTGGCCGGCGGCGGGCATCAGATCACGATCCTTGATGATATCACCGTCGCAATCCCTGACAAGCAACGCGTGGCCATCGTCGGTCCATCGGGAAGCGGCAAGTCCACCTTGCTAGGCCTCATCGCGGGGCTGGATCAGCCAACGTCTGGATCCATCACGATAGACGGAGTCGAGATCTCTACAATGCGAGAGAACGCCTTGGCGCGATATCGCCGCGATCACATCGGCTATATCTTCCAATCCTTTCACCTCATTCCCACCCTCACGGCCCTGGAAAATGTCCTGGTGCCATTAGAGTTGGCTGGGATACATGGAGCGCAGGCTCGTGCCACGGACCTGTTAGGGGCTGTTGGTCTTGCTGGTCGCTTGTCCCATTATCCCGTCCAACTGTCGGGAGGCGAACAGCAGCGGGTGGCTGTGGCCAGAGCCTTCGCCTGTCGCCCACCGATCCTGTTAGCGGACGAACCAACCGGCAATTTGGATTCGGCCACAGGGCAACACATCATGAGTCTGCTTCTGTCGCTTCATCGCGATTTCGGCACCACCCTCGTCCTCGTCACGCACGATCGAGCCATGGCCTCTTCGATGGAACGAATCATTGCGTTGCGCGACGGTCGCATCGAATCCGATAGCCTCAATGACTCAGAGCCTCCGGTCGTAGAGTCACCACGGTGA